The genomic segment TTGCCGCGGCTCGGCAGTTTCGGACGGGTGGGTACGGACCGTTCGGCAGATTCTGCCGGGTCCAGCCGTGTTTACGGCCCGTTATCGCCATGCCCGCTAATGTAGCTGCGAGTTGTCGCGTCGGACGGGATTCATGAAGAACAAGAGGACGAGCCTCGTCCACCTGATCTACTTCTCACGCCTGACCATCTCGAACGAGCCGGCTCTGCGCGCGAAGCAGATCGGCGACATCACCCGTCAGGCTCAGAAGAAGAACGAGTTCGCCGTGATCACGAGCTTTCTGATCATCGACCAGAATTTCGCGATCCAGGTCGTCGAGGGCGAACGCCAGTCGGTCAACGAGACCTTCCAGCGGATTGCCGCCGATTCGCGCCACCGCGACGTGCAGATCGTCGAGTGGCGCGAAATCGCCAAGCGGGAGTTCGTCAGCTCCTTCACCACCGTGAGCCGCACGGCGGCCAACGAGCCGCATTTCGCCAAATCCGGCCTTCTGCCGATGCTGCAACGGGGCACGCCCAAGAGCAGCGCGATCCACGGCCTGGCCGTCACGCTCCAAGCCGAATCGATGGCCAAGCAGGGCATCGACCATCTGTTCGTTTGAGTGGGTGGGCTGCCTCCAGCCCGCCTTTCAGAGATCCCGTTGAGACGCGACCCCGGACGCCATGAGCGACACGCTTCCCATCCTCATCGTCGATGACCAGCCTAAGCTTCTGCGGCTGATCATCGAGCTGATGACCCGCCTCGGTTTCCCGGACGTCGAGGGCGTGTCGGACGGAGCCGAGGCGCTCATCCGGATGCGGGAGCGCCGCTACGCCCTCGTCATCTCCGATCTCGCCATGGAGCCGATGGACGGGCTTCAGCTCCTGCGCGAGATCCGGGCCGACGACAGCCTGATGAACACGCCCTTCATCCTTACCGAGACCTCGTTCGACTTCGAGGACATCAACCACGCCCACGTCGCGGGCGCCGACGCCTTCATCCTCAAGCCGTTCGACATCAACCTCCTGAAGACGAAGCTGAAGCAGGTGCTCAACCGCAAGCCGCGCCGTCGCGAGGCGCCGCTGCCCGCCGAATCGACGCTGAGCCAGGAATTCCCGCTGCTCGGCAAGTTCTGATCGTCGAGTTCTGACCGGCGGCGTTTTCGCCTGTTCGGTAGTCCATCAAGGATGCCGCGCCGCGCCGTCCGGCGTTACGCATTTCCAACGACGTCTTCGCTGTGCCCTTGCCGCGAGCCAAAAGCCGTCGGCGGCCGGACATCCGTGGGCCGTCCACGCGGGCGCGATACGCTGAGTGGCACGCCGGATCCTTCGCAGAGCACTCGGTCTGATCGCCGTTTCCGAAGAAAACCGACCTGTGGTTGGCTCATCGTGAGGCACTCTTAACCGGATCCGGGCATTTTGCCGGGAACGAAGAAGGGGGTGGACGACCGATGCAGGCGCAGGCCGAAGGTCAGGGAGTCGCCGGTCGGCGGTTGGGTCTAGGGAACGGGCAGGGCGGCCGAGAGACGGTTGGCAGGCACCTGCTGCGGACAGGCTCGGGACTCTGCCTGACCGTCGCCGGCTTTGCTGCCACCGCGCTGATAGCCTCGCTCTCCGCCGAGCCGACCCTGAGGCTCACGGTCGTCGGGGGCGCGGCCATCCTCGCCCTCGTTCTCGTCTGCCTGATTCTGCGCCGGCTCGCCCGCAGCCTCACCCGCGCGATTCAGGCCGCCGAAGGCATCGCCCTGGCGACCGCTCCCGCCGTCGCGCTCCGGCCTCTCCCGGCATGCGCCTCCGGCGAGGCCGCACTTCCCGACGGGCGCCACCTGCTCGCCGACCGCCCTCGGCTGGGTGACGGGGCCGACCCGACCATCCTCACCGACATTGCGGCCCTGAAGCTCCGCGAGGACGCGTTGAGCGATCGCATCGCCCGTTTGAACGCGGCGCTCGATACCCTCTCCCTCGGCTTCCTTCTCTATGACCGCGATCACCGGCTGCTGGTGGTCAACCGCCGCTACCACGAGATCTACCGGCTGCCTCCGGGGGCCGTGACCCCCGGCATGTCGGCGCTTGAAGTGCTGCGCAGCAATGTCGGGACCGGTGATCAGCCGGACCGGAGCGAGGACGAGTGCATTGCCGAGATCGGCGTAATGATGGGTGCCGATGCCGTTCCGACCCAGATCCAGCATCTCGCCGACGGACGCGTCGTCGCCGTCGAGATCCAGCCGATTGCCGGCGGCGGCTTCGTGGCGATCTACGAGGAAGCGACCGAACGCTGGAACGCCGAGAACCGCATCGCCCACATGGCCCGGCACGATGCCGTCACCGACCTGCCCAACCGCGTGTTGTTGCGCGAGCGGATCGAGGGGGCGATCACCCGGGCACGGCGCGAGACCGGTTTCGCCGTGCTCTGCCTCGACCTCGACAACTTCAAGCAGGTCAACGACACCCTCGGCCACGCCGTCGGCGACGAGCTGCTGCGGGCGGTGGCGCACCGCCTCAGAGCCTGCCTGCGCGAGGTCGACACCGTTGCCCGTCTCGGCGGCGACGAGTTCGCGATCATCCAGGCGAGTGTCGCGACGCCGGCCGATGCCGCCACCCTGGCCCAGCGCATCCTCGACGTGGTCAGCGCTCCCTACGCGCTGACCCATCACTCCGTCATCGTCGGCGTCAGCATCGGCATCGCGCTCGCGCCCGGAGACGGGCTGGAACCCGAGCGGCTGATGCAATGCGCCGACGTCGCCCTCTACCGCGCCAAGGACGACGGGCGCGGTGTGTTCCGGTTCTTCGAGGCGCAGATGGATGCCCGCCTCCAGGCCCGGCGCGCCCTCGAACTCGACCTGCGCGCCGCCTTCGAGGCGGAAGCGTTCGACCTGCATTATCAGCCGATCTACGACCTCGCCGAGGAGCGCATCAGCGGCTTCGAGGCGCTACTGCGCTGGACCCACCCGACCCGCGGCCGGGTCTCGCCGGCCGAGTTCGTGCCGCTCGCCGAGGAGATCGGCCTCATCGTGCCCCTGGGCGAGTGGGTGCTCCGCCGCGCCTGCCGTGAAGCCTCGAACTGGCCGGACGGCCTCAAGGTCGCGGTCAACGTCTCGGCGGCGCAGTTCACCTCCATCGCGCTGATCGGAACGGTGCAGGCGGCGCTCGCCGAGAGCGGCCTCTCCGCCCGCCGCCTCGAACTGGAGATCACCGAGAGCGTGCTGCTGGTGAACGGCAGCGCCACGGTGGCGATCCTGCACGGGCTGCGTGACCTCGGCGCCCGGATCGCCATGGACGATTTCGGCACCGGCTATTCCAGCCTGAGCTACCTGCGCAGCTTCCCCTTCGACAAGATGAAGGTCGATCAGTCCTTCACCCGCGACCTGACGGTGGAGCAGGGCTCCGGTTTCATCGTGCGGGCGGTGGTCAGCCTCGCTTCCAGCCTCGGGATGACGACGACCGCAGAAGGCGTCGAGACACCGGAGCAACTCGCTTGGCTGCGCGAGGAGGGCTGCGACGAGGTGCAAGGCTACCTGTTCAGCCCACCGGTGCCGGCGAGTGAACTCCCGGCCCTGCTCGAGATCTGGAACGGCCGGAAACGCCGCGCCGCGTGAAGCCGTGATCCGATCCCGCTTGCCGTCGATCGCGCAGGATCAGGCCGCTTCGGAAGCCGGTGCACGTTCCCGAGACACCTTGGCCACCGCCTCACGCAGCGTGGCGAGGCCCGCCTCCGGGCCCATCCCGGCGGTGGCGAGATGCCGGCGAAAGGCCCGCGCTCCGGGCCGCCCGTTGAACAGGCCGAGCATGTGCCGGGTATAGGCATGAAGCCGCAGGCCGCGTTCGAGCCCTGCCGCGACGACGGGCTCGAAGGCCTCGATCGCGGCGAAGGCATCGGCGACGGGCGCCGGTTCGCCGAACAGCTCGGCATCGACATCGAGCAGCAGCGCCGGCTCGGTATAGGCGGCCCGGCCAATCATCACGCCATCGACCTCGCCGAGCCTCGCCTTGGCGGCGGCGATGTCGGCGATCCCGCCATTGACCGCGATCGGCAGATCCGGATGCGCCCGCTTCAGCCGGGCGACGCGGCCGTAATCGAGCGGCGGCACGTCCCGGTTCTCGCGCGGCGAGAGACCTTTGAGCCAAGCCTTGCGGGCATGCACGATGAGTCCGTCGACCCCGCCGCAACCACGGCGTCGGCCACGGCGTCGAGGGCTTCCTCGATATCCTGATCATCGACGCCCAGGCGGCACTTCACGGTCACCGGCACCGGGACAGCCGCCTTCATGGCCGCCACGCAGGCACCCACGAGGCCCGGCTCGCGCATCAGGCAGGCACCGAAGCGTCCGTCCTGCACCCGGTCTGAGGGGCACCCGACATTGAGGTTGATCTCGGCGTAACCGAAATCGGCGGCGATCCGCGCCGCCGCCGCGAGGTCGTCCGGGTTAGAGCCGCCGAGCTGCACCGCCAACGGCTGCTCGTAGGCGTCGAAACCGAGCAGCCGCTCCCGGTCCCCGTGCAGCACGGCCCCGGTCGTCACCATCTCGGTATAAAGCCGCGCCCGGCGCGACAGGGTTCGGTGGAACGCGCGGCACTGCCGGTCGGTCCAATCCATCATCGGTGCGACGCTGAAGCGCCACCCGCTGAGTTCGTTCAGTTTTTCAGCCGGGGTCGACACGTGCGCCCTGTTCCGTTTCGATGCTGGTCCGCTTCGAGCCATCCGCGAGGATCGTCGCTTGGGCGGCTCGATCGAAGGCGTACGAGCCTCGGCCTGAACCGCCCGCGATCGGCCGCCGAAAAGCCGATACAGCAGGCGTCCGATTGGCTTGATTCCGCAGGCCGCAAGCCATCGTTCAGGACGATGTACGCAATGCGCGCCCAGATACCACGCCTCG from the Methylorubrum extorquens genome contains:
- a CDS encoding protein of unknown function; putative domain: Sensors of blue-light using FAD (Evidence 5 : Unknown function) — protein: MKNKRTSLVHLIYFSRLTISNEPALRAKQIGDITRQAQKKNEFAVITSFLIIDQNFAIQVVEGERQSVNETFQRIAADSRHRDVQIVEWREIAKREFVSSFTTVSRTAANEPHFAKSGLLPMLQRGTPKSSAIHGLAVTLQAESMAKQGIDHLFV
- a CDS encoding putative response regulator receiver (CheY-like protein) (Evidence 3 : Putative function from multiple computational evidences; Product type r : regulator), coding for MSDTLPILIVDDQPKLLRLIIELMTRLGFPDVEGVSDGAEALIRMRERRYALVISDLAMEPMDGLQLLREIRADDSLMNTPFILTETSFDFEDINHAHVAGADAFILKPFDINLLKTKLKQVLNRKPRRREAPLPAESTLSQEFPLLGKF
- a CDS encoding putative diguanylate cyclase (GGDEF)/phosphodiesterase (EAL) with PAS sensor; putative membrane-associated protein precursor (Evidence 3 : Putative function from multiple computational evidences; Product type r : regulator) gives rise to the protein MQAQAEGQGVAGRRLGLGNGQGGRETVGRHLLRTGSGLCLTVAGFAATALIASLSAEPTLRLTVVGGAAILALVLVCLILRRLARSLTRAIQAAEGIALATAPAVALRPLPACASGEAALPDGRHLLADRPRLGDGADPTILTDIAALKLREDALSDRIARLNAALDTLSLGFLLYDRDHRLLVVNRRYHEIYRLPPGAVTPGMSALEVLRSNVGTGDQPDRSEDECIAEIGVMMGADAVPTQIQHLADGRVVAVEIQPIAGGGFVAIYEEATERWNAENRIAHMARHDAVTDLPNRVLLRERIEGAITRARRETGFAVLCLDLDNFKQVNDTLGHAVGDELLRAVAHRLRACLREVDTVARLGGDEFAIIQASVATPADAATLAQRILDVVSAPYALTHHSVIVGVSIGIALAPGDGLEPERLMQCADVALYRAKDDGRGVFRFFEAQMDARLQARRALELDLRAAFEAEAFDLHYQPIYDLAEERISGFEALLRWTHPTRGRVSPAEFVPLAEEIGLIVPLGEWVLRRACREASNWPDGLKVAVNVSAAQFTSIALIGTVQAALAESGLSARRLELEITESVLLVNGSATVAILHGLRDLGARIAMDDFGTGYSSLSYLRSFPFDKMKVDQSFTRDLTVEQGSGFIVRAVVSLASSLGMTTTAEGVETPEQLAWLREEGCDEVQGYLFSPPVPASELPALLEIWNGRKRRAA